TCGCTGCTCACCACGTAAATACTAAGGAAACCCAAGTTAATTCTGGTAATAACCCAGGCAAAGCAGCTTGTgatgaacaaacaaaatgtgatcctagccttttttccctttctgttagTAAGGGTGGgatgcgggggggggggggagggcggAATATCTCTTCTGATGGTACACATTAATAAATGAAACTTTAcaagccaagaaaagaaagaaaaccaaggcccagagaccAGCAACACCTTAGAGGAGGTTCTGAGCCAGGCACCCCTGGAGCCCAAACTAAGAGGGCAGCTGGGCCAGCCTCACCCTGTCAGTGCGGTGTGCTGGCGTGGAGTATGTGTGTGTCAGGAGAGGCCTGCTAGGGGTAGAGCATCCCGTCATACTGGGTCCTGTGGTCTGGGTACCAATGTTGGCTGGAAGAAATAAGTAGGGATGATAAGGCCCAACAGCAACTCAAAAGCCTAACAGCTCAAAACCAGCATTCACACTGAATTCCCTAAACGGCGTAAAGGGTCAACACACAGATGTGCAAACATCTGCCAGGTGAAGGAACAGATGCTGGCCTTATAGCCAGCACCTATGCCCCTGTTCACAGCTGCTGAGGTACTTAAGATTCAGATCTGGTGCTGAGCCCCTGCAGATATGACTGCATTCACTCACATAACACAGCAGGCATACTGTTTTCACCGGGATTTTAGGGAAGAGGATACAAGGTACAGCAGCAGGCAAGATCAGAGTGAGTCAGCCCCAGAACTAGGTCTGTAGGACCCCGAAGCCCATGCTGACTACCACTGACTACTGTGCAAGGTCTCCAGTGCCAGCACTGCCCTCCAAGGGGGCCAGCGGCAGGGTCACCGTGGAGGCCGGTTCTGACTCCCCACCAGCATCAACCCCAGCAGCAAGCCCTTGCCCCCCCACCTGCCCTCCATTCGGTTCCTCTTGGCCCTGCCCACACTCACCCACTCGCTGGGTGTGGGGCACCAGGTGTGGCACGTGGGTGGAGACCTGCCTGGAGCTTCCAACGGGGGTCAAGGGGCGCCGAGACATGGCTGCTGGCCGGACCACCGAGGCCCCGGGTGGGTAAGCGGCTTGTGGCACGGGGAACATGGAGAAAGTTTAGTGGAGGGGGAAAATCAGAGGGACACACTGCACCCTGACAGTTCCAAGGTGAGGAAGCGGGTGGCAAGGTGAACATGAATGGCAGACAAAGGAGGGAGGGAATTCACCGGAGACCCAGACCTCCAGGGGAGGGGGATGGAAATCTGCAATTACAAAGCCAACCCGACTTCTGTCTACCCGGGACCCCAAGAGGCATAGGTATCAGGACCACACACCCTGGCCCCCCAAAGTCAGCTTCAGGTCAGGGTGAACTTCCCTCTGAAGAGAAGGACCATCCTCAACAGTACTGCCAGTGGAGTTTCGTTTTCTCAGCTTTGCAGGAACTTTCACCACCACCAGTCCAGAGAGCCTTTGGAGCTCACTGAAGGTAACAGCTCCTGTGTGCGTGtcttctacacacacacagccctgtcCTTGGTGTTTTACACTCATCTCACTCAGGCTCATGTTCacaagaggaaaccaaggctcagaggggAGACGTCACCCACCCAAATGATTAGGAAGCAGCAGAGCCAGGCTTGACCCCCAAGTCCACATCTTTAACACATGCTGCCCCCCCGGGGGTGGGGCAcgagggggaggggctgggtcaCTCACATGACGGTCTGGGTGGCTGGGCCGTCCACCTGGGGGCAGGCTGGATGGGTGGGCCAGAGCCATAGTAGGGAGCCTGAGCTGGAGGCTGTGTAGGAGAGAAAGACCTAGAGTGAAGGGGGGTGGCAGCAGCAGGGGGCGCAGGGGGAGAGGTGAGCAACTGCATCCCTCAAGGACACCACTGCAGGAATGCCAGTCTGCCTTTCAGGGGACCGGTCAGCAAATACCCAGAAAGTTGGGGTGAAGGCTCCTGCTTCCCATCTCAGGAGGTCCGTTAGCCCTGAGCCCTTCAGGGCAAGATCTCAGGCTCAGTCCTTGCTCTGCTGATCTGTGGTACTAGCCCAGTGACCTGGATAAAATGGTGACACATCCCACTGTCCCTCATGCCAGCTTAAGTAACCACAAAGGGGAAGGAATGTTCCCATTCTCTGAGCCATTCATCTTCCTACAGACAtcttcccacccctccaggttacACAAGCTCCTTCCCCAAACAAGACCCCTCAGGATATCAGGAGAGATGTTAGCAGACAGCCCTCAAAAATGACCACCTCAGTTGGGAGAATCTGTAAATCCTGCCAGTTTGGGAAAGTCACGGTGCCTGCTGGCATAGTAGGGTAGAAGAAGGTACACGGTAAAGAAATCTAGGCTTGTCTGGCTTAATGCAATCTTTTCccaatgtattgggttggccaaaaagtttgttcaggtttttccatcaCAGAGCATGGAAAAAccctaatgaactttttggccaacccagtatttgaCCACAGAGTGTCTTTCTCTGCACTATATTCACAAATCTCTCCTAGATCAGGAAGCACTGTTGGACACACTATTACCCCTTTCAGAGATGGGGTGACCACGGCCACCTGCTGAGTGAGTTTCCAGCAGAAGCACCCTGGGAATCCCTCTCTGCCTGCAAATCTGGGATCTGCCTGCTCTCCCTGGCCGTCCCGGAAGGGGGGTGGGCAGGCAGTCACCTGGGGCACAGCGGGCAGGAAGTAGCTGGCAGGCTGCTGGAAGGAGCCCAGGATGGGGCCACCCAGGGCCCGCATGGTGGAGAGGCGCTGCATGTACTGGTTGGTCAGGATGGCCTTCCGCTCTTCCTTGCGCTGGGCCAGCGCCACGTACAGTGGCTTGGTGCCCACGATGCGCCCGTTCATCTCTGTCACGGCCTTGGTCGCCTCTTCTGGAGAGGAAAAACACACAAAGCCAAACCCTTTGCTGTGGCCACCCTCTGTCATCACCTAAAAGCAAGACAAGACAAGGGCTGCTGGGGGTGAAGAAGGAAGAATCCTGGGGTCaagctcccctccctcccctggggAGGAGGCTGCCCTGGTGCAGAGGGCACCCAGAAGTTGCAATTGATGGAGGTCCTCTCAcccttaaatttactgaggcccACCGCATGCCAGATGCTTGACAGGCCTTCTCATTTGACAGGCAGAGCCACCTGAGCGGGGAGGCATGGCCACTCCCACTTTACAGGTGATGGAAGTGAGGCTCAGAATGACTTGTCCAAGACCAGCTCACCTGCTACCTGGGGGCTGATCCTCAGTTACTAGACCATTCCCCAGAGTTAGTGAGAATAGGTGCATTTCAGAGTTCATTTTGACCTCTAAATTTTCCTCCTAAAGATtttcctgggactttcctggtggtccagtgggtaaagaatccaccacacaatgcaggtgatgtgggttcaatccctggtcagggaactaagattctcacatgcctcagaggtactaagcccatgagctgcaaccacagaagccacaactagagagcccacgctctgcaactaagacccaaaacagtcaaataaataaataaatattttaaaaaagattttcttaAGTAGTGATGGAAAGCTGCTTTAAATTGTTACTATTTCTGCCTTCATCAGCAAGGCTATAATGAAGTGGTTCAATAGTTTGGGACAGGTTAAAATTTAGGGGCAGGGTTCCTCAGCAAGGCTACTATCTTAAACCTTTTGGTGGGCGTCACTGTGATGAAAAATCTGTATTTCAACTACTCCCTGGGTTTCATTAAACTACCCATATAGTTCTTTAGTTCATTTGTGAATTATGGACAAAGTAAGATGCTCTTAAGAGCTGTAGTTTCTAGAGACTCCATTAAAGGGATTTGTATTGAACACGAAAATAATTTGAATTGTATTTTTGGTGCTTTATCATGTTGATTTTCTTTGCAATAGAAACAAAAacctattatgaaaaaaaaaaaagaataacttgtCCATGGTCACCCAGCCAGCGGGTCACACATTAGCCACAACTCAAACCCAATGCACAGTGCTGGAAAACCTCCACTGCCTTGGCAAGGCATGAGCCAAGTTCTTTGGAAATCTCAGGAAGAGGTTCTTAGtcttttttttcaaactattAAAGTAacctttctgggacttccctgctggttcactggctaagactctgtgctcccaattctaggggcccaggttcaatccctagtcagggaactagatcctgaatgccacaactaagaccttgagcagtcaaataaatacatatttaaaaagaaaaaagaagccacTTTTCCAACCTGGTTCATATCAGTCATAAaggtgatatttaaaaaaaaaaaaaaaaacaacttttctaTTGTGGAAGGACTTCAGATTTATAGAAAAGCTGCAAAAACAGTACAGACTTACATACATACCTTTCACCTAGCTTGACAAATGTACCATGTAAACATGGGGACAAAACTACAATATCAACTGATTGGGACAATACTATGAATTATTATCTACAATGCTATTAACTGAACCACAGATTTCATTCAGATTTCACTGGCCTTTCTAACATTTCTCTCTCCCAAGATTCAATCCATATTGCATTTAcgattcctgattttttttttttagggttgaGACACTGGCCCGACTCCTTGAGGACCTGAGCTGAGAACATTGTAAATCTGCTCTATTAGAGCCCACACCCTAACATCAGTGACTTTCAACTGCACTTTGCTACCCATTCATACAAGGCCTTGACCTGAGCGTTCACAGATCCCCTCAGAAAGATCACTTGATAGAAATCTAGGGGTCTGTGAACTtcgatggggaaaaaaatggtgtATTTTCACATTAGCATTTCCTTCTATTCTGAATAtaggcaaagaaaaaataaagtagcatTAGCTGTGCAGACTTCGTCAAGAGGAATATTTTCCTATCACATTAATTATTGCTGACCTTGATCTTTTAGGCTCATTGCCAGTTCACAAGTCTtacaattgtttttcttttggccatgccacgtggcttgtgggaatCTTGGCTCCccgaccagtgattgaacctgggctctcaGCAGTGacagcgcagagtcctaaccactggacagccaaggaATTTCCCCAGATCTTATTTGGTTTTTTTTAGATCTTATAGCTTGAGGCATTACTAAAGAAGTACCTACTGCTGTCACCTTagtattttaacaaatatatttcaatacagCTGTTTTTTGTAATCCTATGAATTTTCtttcaagcatttaaaaatatcttcagaaGGGGTCCATAAGCTTTATCAGACAGCCAAATTTTCTTGGCACAAAAATAGTGTTTTAACAAGTTAATAAGAACTCCTATTAGgtagttttaaaaagagagaaaattatatGATGAATACTTATGCAGAGCTCTATCATCTCATTTTCAAgcactattttataaaatagaaaataaattatataagtcTATGTAAGATTATATAAAATTCCCATTTTATAACAAGATAATCACCCCAGTGTGCCCCATCTCTAAGCAACCCAGATTTTAACAATTCCCTTCAATTCAAGAGTTCCTCAAGGAGTTCAGTGAGCCTCCTGAAGTTATATGAAAGATGTGTAAACAATTAGGTCATGATTTCACTACCTATGGAGGGCAGGTGCTCCACCTGCAGGCCTTTTAGTTCTTAGGACACCTCTCAAAGTAGGTAGTATGACCCccgtattttacagatgagtaagtaAACCAAATGGCTTCCTCCAGGCTCTATAACTAGTTAATGCTAGGACTGGGATTTAGACCTAGTTCTGATTAACTTTAAAATCCCAGCTTCCAACCACAATACTATATAAAGTATGCATTTGCCATGAAAGAGGGACCAGAGCTTTATACAAATCAAATTTATCAGCTTACCAATTGTTCAATTGAATCAGAGTTACTGGTGTTTAATTCACATGTCCCATAGCtttctatcacttttttttttgagaaaaggtCCTTAACTCAAAAACTGTTAGAACCTTGTCCCCAAATACCAGGTTCCCtgaagaacatttaaaaagagTTCAACAGGCAAAAGAACTTCTAGACCACTTCCTAAGAACCCAACTATCACACTACGTGTGCAGGTCCCAAGGCCCTCACCCACACTGATCTGTTTGGAAAGTTCTTCATTCCCACCTGCAGCTCCCTACCTCTTCACAGCCAAGGCAAatgctgctgccactgccacTTCTTACAGGAAGTCCTCCTTCCTGTTCTGTTAAGCTACCACAACTCTGACTCCTATACTGACCTCACCCCCACCACACCGTATAGTTGACTTGAGTTAGTGATGCATCTGACTTCCCCACAAGACTATAAGCTACTCAAGAGCAAGGACTACATCTGACTTATTCCTGTGTGCTCCCCACAGGGCCTGGCAAAACAGCAGGTGCTCAAGTATGGAATGAATGATCactgtgtctttctttttaaaaataatctggggagggacttccctggtgatctagtggttaagaatccaccttgcaatgccagtgacacaggttcgattcttggtcagggatctaagattcTACATTCCTTGGGGCAACGAAGCCTGCCAACTGCacaactgagcctgcatgccataACTACAGAATCTGTGCACCACAAAgacccacacgccacaactaagatttgagacagccaaataaatatttttttaaatctgcggagcttttaaaattaagatgcCCAGAGATCTACATTCAGGTTCTCTAACTTGGGTGTCTACATTAGAGTTCTCCAAGGGATTTTAATGAGAAGCCAGGGTTCAGAACCATCCAGGGAGCCCATCACCCTCATCTTACAGAAGAGGCTAGAAAGAcacctgctcaaggtcacagagccaacATCACATCTCTGATGCTAAGAGAGctgagcacacagcaggtgctcaataaataatgagCAAAGAATGATGTAGGCCAACTCTTTCATTTTCCGtatgggtaaactgaggcccagaaagaggTTATATCACAGGCCAGGGCCAGACAACAGAAGTCAATGGAAATTCCGAGGCATAAATTTCTGGTAtctggcatacagtaggcactcaataaatgcttgttgaatgaaccTAGGTTACAGTGAACCCCAATAAGTCCAGCTGTGTGAGTGGGACTATATTTCTACCCTCTTCCCCTCCAGTCCAGATAAGATGCAGATAAACAAGCTTCAGTGGGGTCAGACCCAGTTCCCACTCCAACAGGAGCAGCATAGCACTACCAACTCCCTGAAAGCCAcaaggcagggtgggggtggggtgttcaAGGCCAGTGAAGATGGGAGGGAAGGCTACGGATCCTCTGTGGGAGCCCCGGGCCCTGACCTTGGCACTGGTGATCACTCCATAGGGAGAGAACTCTTTCCTCAGTTTCTCATCATCTATGGAGTCATCCAGGTTCTTCACATACAAGTTCACGCCCTAGAAGGAAAAGGATACCTGCTAGACACGCCTCTTCCCCTCCAAGTCCCAGAATGCCTTGGGATGGAAGGAGGGGCTTATAGGGCTCCACCCACCAAGCCTGCAGTTCCAGCAGGCAGCGCCCCGGCACCCCACCCATCACTCAGCCAGCCCAGCACCTTGAAGCTGCAACCCCTtccccctcaccccatccccaaAGCCAAGTTTCCGGAAGTGGGACTGCTGGGGGTGGGAGCCAGATTCCGGGCGGCACACACACTGTCACATCGAAGCAGCTGCCCTAGGAAGCCTGACCCTCACCTGGTAACGGGTCAGCCGGTCCTGCTTCATCTGCTCGAACCTGCGCTTCAGCTCATTCTGCCGCTCCACCCGCTTCTGGGCCCGGCCCACGTAGAGCAGCCGCCCGCTCACCTCCCTCCCGTTCATGTTCACCACAGCCTGTGCAGAGAAGAGGCAGCCAGTTACCTCATTGGTAACCACTCTCATGAGCCCTTGGCCTTAAcctggcctccagtcccatctcCTGGGTCCAGGGGGCGCCACCTGCAAGCCAGGCCAGCCTCGTTAGCTGAGAGTAACTGGTACCAGGCAGGATCAAGGCCATTTAAAAtgaatccatttttttaaaaagcatgggaCAAAATTTCAGAGTAAActgtagatatttttttttaattgctttgagCTTTACTTTGAAAGGTGAAATTTTAATTTGCAACGTTTCCCATACTCAATATTTAGCTTCCAAGTATAACTACACACTGATCACTTGAACAAAGCAACAAGCATCATTCTTTCAAAATGGTGTGATACCATCATCCACAGCCTTCATGTTGGGGTTTCACAGCAAAGAGAACCCTTTTTGCTAACTATGAAGGCTTTAGATTAGAAGCATTGACTTCTTAACCCTTGTTGATTTTTCTTCAGTTAACTGACCTAAGCCTGCCAGATCCCAAACTGTCAGTGGTTTTGATTCCATGAAATCCTACACCTTCTGTAAGAGGTACAATGTCTTTCTGCAACCCATTCATAATGAACTGAGTCTGCATTAATTCATCTGCAAAAATCTGCAAAAGGCAGACCCATATGTGTATTGACTCAAAGATGTAGATTAGACACTGGTGTTAGGGAGGAGAAATGTTTggaaggaactgaatttttaagtgGTCAGTTCATTAGTAAATACTTTCACATGATGATGACTTGCTTCTCTACCTAAACATGCAGATGAaggtaaatatatgtaaaaacacTGGGCCCCCAAGAACTGACTGTCTACATTAGTCTCAGGTCATTACCTAAGACCTTGGAGACTACTGTTCCCCCTGCCAGCTTCATCCATCTACTCCAACCTATCATTTTATAGTTGGGACAATCAAAGTCTACATAAAGGACGGGACTTGTTCAAGGGCACACAAAAACTTAGTTTTCAAAGGAGCCCTTTACTTAAGGACAAAACTTCATAGAAAGAATTGGTTCTAACTCCAATGATCTGTCTTCTTAGCTACAACTTACTGGATCCTGATAATTACAGTAGAGCATATGAAAAACCAGGCAGTGCCTGGCCCGTGGTTCATGCTCAGTGAGGAGCAGCTGCTCTCAAGATGGGCCCAGGATCCCACCATAGGCTGAGCTCTTCCATGACCAGTGAGCTAATGGGGCAGCAGCCATGGAACCAGCTTCATGGTGGGAGGCAAAATAGGACATTAACCCTTTGTTACtcattgtgtgaccttgaacCTTTCCCTAGGTCAGGATATATGTACCTAGTACCTACCAGTGATACTAGAGATTTAACAGTGACACAAGacccagtccctgccctcagtTCTATCGAAGGAGAATCTGTGCTAAAGATGGAGACAGACAGGAGGGACACCTCATCAGAAgcattgaggacaggaagaggtgGCTTCCTGAGGAGGGAAAAGTATAAGCTGAGACCTGTCAATAATCTACAGTTATACTGTCCAACATGGCAGTCACTTGTCACATGCAGCGCCTGAATACTTGAAATATGGCATCTGAACTGACATGTGCTAAAGGCACCATATTTCAAAGAATTGgtacaaaaaaaaacaatgtaaaaatttCAGTGTTATCAATACAAATTTTGTATCACAATCCATTGTATCACTGTTATATCACATTGAAGTGATCATTTGAATAacgaaatatattattaaaattacagGAGTGTCTTTATCCTTGCTAGCGTGGCTGTTGGACAGTTTTGAACTGCACACATGGCCCATGTTATATTTCCAGTGGACAGCACTGGTCTAAAGAATACGGGAGGGGAAGTTTTGAGAAAACTTTGCAAAGGCTTGGAAGCAAAGAATAACATGGCACTGCCCCTCCCTGGCCTCAATCCCACCATCAAATCAAGAAGAGGGTaatggctgggacttccctggtgatccagtggttaagactcagtgcttccactgcagggagtgagggttagatccctgatcagggaactaagatcccacatgccatgtgcaGGGCCAAAACAATGGCTGTCTCAAAGGCCCCTACTAGCTCCCGTGTAGTAAGATTCTGTGAAAAGCCAGCCAACCTCAGGGTATGGAAGCAACCAGAGGAGGTAGAAGCTATCTGCCTTCACCACAGGCATGAAGGGCCCTGGCTCCTGTGGACCCAATCTGGGAAGGGACTTTTTCCTCCATGGGCAGCTGGAGCCCTCTGCTCCTAATCTCCCTTGTTCCCAGGCCTGGCTCCGCACCTCCTCCATGAAACAGGGCCATGGGGATGCTCCTACCTTCTGGGCTTCCTCATGCTTCTCGAAGTTGACAAAGCCAAAGCCGCGGGAGTGGCCACTGTCATCCCTCATCACCTTGACACTCAGCATCTTCCCTGGGAAGGGCAACTCGGCTCAAAGGGGTGTCAAGGAAGCCTCGAGatgtcccccaccctcccccaaagCCTTCTGGAAGCCCCAGGGGGCCCTCCCCACAGCCTGAGCTGGGAGTAGAAGTGATCCTCAACTCCCTTGGGAAACTCGCCCACCAAACTGGGAGAAGAGGTCCTGCAGGCGCTGCTCATCCACGTCCACGTGGAGGTTCTTCACGTAGATGTTGGTGAACTCCATGGCCCGAGCGCCCAGCTCCACCTCCCGCTCCCGTCGGGACTTGAAGTGGCCCACGAAGCTGTGGACATACCGACAGGGTAGGCAGCTGCCTACGGCTGCCATCAACCACCCCCATTCCTGCTCCAGCCCGCCCAGCAGGCCTGGGTCACTTGAATCAATTGCCGCCGGCCTTAGGGCCTCTGTACTCCTCATCTGGGGACTGGGCAGGACAATACTCCAAGACCCAACCACCTCCAACAGCCAAGACTCTATGTCCCAGAGTAAGGTTCAGATGACTTTCCTCTTGTGACAAGTGCACTGGATCTCCTATTGCACATGAGGCAGCTGAGCGCCCAAGACACAAGAGCACAAAGTTGGGAGTCACACAGAAAAGGGCTTGAGTCCTCACTTGGTAGTTGCCAAGCTGTGTGACCCCCGGCAAGttactaacctctctgagcctcaatggTCATTCCAATAAACTGGGGGTCAAACTCACATCAGAGGgatttgcttattcatttaacATGTATTGGGTGCGCTGGTTGTGAGAGAACCAGATGCAATTTATCCCAGTGTCGCTGGGGCAGGTggcagagtgggggtgggggccctgaaataatttaaatgtaatatgaagtttaaaaattgtaatttccAAGTCCACATAAACATAAAATCTAAGAAACTATCCTAGattaaggaaaacaaataaaggataaaaaaacTTGAGGTACCTATAAGATATTTAGCACAAGATAGTTACAGCTGGCAACAAAAATTGAAGGAAACGGAGTAACAGGAAAACAGGCAAACTGAACCTGCCAAAAATAGAAACACGCTTCTGGAGATTCAGGAAAAGCCCACCCAAGTTCAGGTTTACTGAGAGAGAAACTCTGGACAAAATGACCCTGGGCATTTCCCAGCTCAAAGTCTCCTCCACTGCTCAGCCTCAGGCTTAGGGCTGGGGCATCTGATGAGCAGAACCAGAATTAGGGCGGAATTCCCTTgtggtcaagtggctaagacaccacactcccaatgcaaggggctgggtttgatccctggtcagggaactagatcccatatgctgcaactaagactcggcacagccaaaaaaaaaaaaaccagaactaAGTGAGAATTACCAGAGCAGATTCTTTCCAGCACCTGTGACTCAATTTTCCATGTGTAAAGTGGGAAAGACGCCAAACTTAAACATATGAAAGTGGCAGGCTAAGTGTATGCCaaccttccttcctgtctccaaATCCCAGGATGCAGAAGGTTTAATAAAGTGCACAGCCATACTGAGAAGGctggaaaaagaaacagatcaCTGAGTCCATGGATGACTTGGCCATTAGCTGGAATCTCCAAAGCATCTCCTCATTTACTATTCAGAATCACCGTCCAACACATGTCAGCAGCCCCATGTTTTACTTGAGGAAAGCGAGTCCCCAGGAGATTGAGCAGCTCATGTGAGGTACCACTGCCAGTAAGACCACAGCGGCTCCGTGTCCAGTGTCCGTTAGCTGGCAGCAGTAGGACTGGTCCCAGGCTGGTGGTACCATGATTCTGCTCCTTTAGCCCTGACCCCACGCCCCCCACCTCCTCACTCACACTTTGCGGTCATTCAGCAGCATTCCGTTCATGGTGCTGATGGCATTCTGCGCAGCCTCGTGGGTCTCAAAATGCACAAAGCCAAAGCCGCGGGAGCCGTGCTCATCACACACCACCTGCACCACAGGGAAACAGGACACAGAGCGTCCAGCAGGAGGTTCCCGTAGAAAAGAATGACGATCGTGATAAATGACTAATATCTGAGTGCTGGCTCCCTGCCTGTCAAGACAACCCTATGTCACGCAAcagccctattttacagatgggaaatgaaagctcagagaggtcaatGTGTTTGCTTAAGATCACACAGTAAAGACGGACAGAATCCTcagattgaacacaggtcttGTCTATACCACAGACCAGCTTTCAATGATCTTCCTAACGCGATGGATAAAAGGATTAGATTCAAGTCACTTGCCCTCCCTTGCTGCATCgtgaaacaacccaagtgtccatcaagagGAGACTGGCGTCCCAAATGCTGCTTGTGTGAAATTAACTTCTTTCATCCCTGTTATAACACTATGAGGTAGAAGTTATTAACCCCTATTacagataaatgaaatgaaacagaGGCTTCATAACTTGCTCCAGGTTGTACAGCTAGTGAATACCAAAACTGAGACTTGAACCACCTCACTTCACTGTCACTGGcatatagtaaaataataatgatacactgtttctaatatttatacatttaatttgtacattttattAATGCTGATCtgttttaaataaactatttattggcagaccaaaaaaaaagagagacagaagagagaagaCTGGTTAAGTAAATAACACATCTTGGTCTGCTGTATGCATAGTTGAAGAGATTTCATGGCTGGCAGAGTTACCTGTAAGGTATATTGTTACCTGCGGGGAAAAAACTGAGTCCACTTGGATTCAAGTGGGCATCTACACatttgagaacattttttttttggcattttttataacatttaagTTTCTGCTAACACAAGAAATACATATGTAGTGGAAACCATTTGAACagtgagagagacaaagagagagagaaagaatggaa
The Bos indicus x Bos taurus breed Angus x Brahman F1 hybrid chromosome 13, Bos_hybrid_MaternalHap_v2.0, whole genome shotgun sequence genome window above contains:
- the PABPC1L gene encoding polyadenylate-binding protein 1-like, whose translation is MNASGPGYPLASLYVGDLHPDVTEAMLYEKFSPAGPILSIRVCRDVATRRSLGYAYINFQQPADAERALDTMNFEVIKGQPIRIMWSQRDPGLRKSGVGNIFIKNLEDSIDNKALYDTFSTFGNILSCKVVCDEHGSRGFGFVHFETHEAAQNAISTMNGMLLNDRKVFVGHFKSRREREVELGARAMEFTNIYVKNLHVDVDEQRLQDLFSQFGKMLSVKVMRDDSGHSRGFGFVNFEKHEEAQKAVVNMNGREVSGRLLYVGRAQKRVERQNELKRRFEQMKQDRLTRYQGVNLYVKNLDDSIDDEKLRKEFSPYGVITSAKVMTEGGHSKGFGFVCFSSPEEATKAVTEMNGRIVGTKPLYVALAQRKEERKAILTNQYMQRLSTMRALGGPILGSFQQPASYFLPAVPQPPAQAPYYGSGPPIQPAPRWTAQPPRPSSAYPPGASVVRPAAMSRRPLTPVGSSRQVSTHVPHLVPHTQRVANIGTQTTGPSMTGCSTPSRPLLTHTYSTPAHRTDRVQEPAVHVPGQEPLTASMLAAAPLHEQKQMIGERLFPLVYNVHAHLAGKITGMLLEIDNSELLLMLESPESLNAKVEEALAVLQAHQATEHMQGVNLC